Proteins from a single region of Segatella copri:
- a CDS encoding capsular polysaccharide synthesis protein, producing MNLSLCTYCIALTCIILMLYFHRILLMLFFSPLTILVSWYKRNKGTTNGLLTKVSERYSWQFERLFLYWISQIHSHLIRNFFYRYIQGIELGKNVVIYSNCEIRNPTKLKIGNGTIIGNNAILDARAGLELGENVNLSSNVSIWTLQHDYRDRDFACTPEHFGPVKICDRAWIGPNVIILHDVTVGEGAVVAAGAVVTKNVPPFTLYGGGACQTNRRKTEEHTVCLHRKSLSLFIKLLLGKILSQKRDLLKIYRLGKIVSLVYAMSLLKLRIKQVFHMDSEKDYLYKDRLLLEWLHENFKDIDISCKSYMHEEVPRNDDVHYIWIYWDNPNKMPLVVKQCVDSILLKNKNSKVNIISEENVNDFVEIPPIIRKKYKQGIISKTHFSDVVRVSLLLKYGGVWVDATLYMVHSIPECIWKKQFYTVTPKLETPYKVISHGRWAVFFLACQPGNELMRLTLMMMIEYWNKYDELFDYLWIDYFWAYFQKRSGSIAKLFSSVPSNNLHCLDINLAQAYSENNLEALINRDDTLFYKLSYKFSSSIPLYDTCGKETLLGHIVTRKI from the coding sequence ATGAATTTGTCTCTCTGTACATATTGTATAGCTCTTACTTGTATAATTTTAATGTTATATTTTCATAGAATACTTTTGATGCTATTCTTTTCTCCTTTGACAATACTTGTTTCATGGTATAAGCGTAATAAGGGTACAACTAATGGCTTGTTAACAAAAGTTTCTGAAAGATATTCTTGGCAATTTGAAAGATTGTTTCTCTATTGGATAAGCCAAATCCATAGTCATTTGATTCGAAATTTTTTCTATCGTTATATACAAGGCATTGAGCTAGGTAAAAATGTCGTTATTTATAGTAATTGTGAAATTCGCAATCCTACTAAATTAAAAATAGGTAATGGAACCATAATAGGAAATAATGCAATTTTAGATGCAAGAGCAGGATTAGAACTGGGTGAAAATGTAAATTTAAGTTCTAATGTGAGCATTTGGACACTTCAGCACGATTATAGGGATAGAGATTTCGCCTGTACGCCTGAACATTTTGGACCTGTGAAAATATGTGATAGAGCATGGATAGGTCCAAATGTTATAATTTTGCATGATGTTACTGTAGGTGAAGGTGCTGTGGTAGCAGCTGGTGCTGTTGTTACTAAAAATGTTCCTCCATTTACATTATATGGGGGGGGTGCCTGCCAGACAAATAGGAGAAAGACCGAAGAACATACGGTATGTCTTCACAGGAAATCCTTGTCCTTATTTATAAAGTTGCTTCTAGGTAAAATTTTAAGTCAAAAAAGAGACTTGTTGAAAATCTATAGACTAGGAAAAATCGTTAGTCTAGTTTATGCGATGAGTTTATTAAAATTGCGAATAAAACAAGTTTTTCATATGGATTCAGAAAAAGATTATTTATATAAGGATCGTCTACTTCTGGAATGGTTACATGAAAATTTTAAAGATATAGATATTAGCTGTAAAAGTTATATGCATGAAGAAGTTCCGAGAAACGATGATGTTCATTATATTTGGATTTATTGGGACAATCCGAATAAAATGCCTTTAGTGGTAAAGCAATGTGTTGATAGTATTCTTTTAAAAAATAAAAATAGTAAAGTAAATATTATAAGTGAGGAAAATGTAAATGATTTTGTGGAGATACCTCCAATCATAAGGAAAAAGTATAAACAAGGTATCATTTCTAAAACTCATTTTAGCGATGTTGTTCGTGTTTCTCTCTTATTGAAATATGGTGGAGTGTGGGTTGATGCAACTTTGTATATGGTTCATTCGATTCCAGAATGTATTTGGAAAAAACAGTTCTATACTGTTACCCCAAAGTTAGAAACGCCTTACAAGGTAATTTCACACGGCAGGTGGGCTGTTTTCTTTTTAGCTTGTCAACCTGGAAATGAATTGATGAGGTTGACCTTAATGATGATGATAGAGTATTGGAACAAATATGATGAACTCTTTGATTATCTTTGGATTGATTATTTTTGGGCTTATTTTCAAAAGCGTTCAGGAAGTATAGCAAAACTGTTTTCATCAGTGCCTTCGAATAATTTACATTGTCTGGATATAAATCTTGCTCAAGCGTATTCTGAAAATAATCTAGAAGCATTAATTAATAGAGATGATACTCTGTTTTATAAATTAAGCTACAAGTTTTCCTCTTCAATTCCTTTGTACGATACATGCGGAAAAGAAACCTTATTAGGCCACATAGTTACAAGAAAAATATGA
- the tnpC gene encoding IS66 family transposase, with product MADIHIDIERMIMHSNYLLEVDNSSASDGLSDMERKQYLDQIKELVQTVQTLLDANIALGNKQKELQAEADRKIAGLQAQVDKLTGELQARRRKMHGKNNEKQTGDKSVNTGKTKDEEEGEYIENGCEQPSDSDDSDEVTDTEATNPKKDLSQRPDHYKTMKAEVLVVHDCDKDKLKAMGLEFIRYTRPVDQFDRISMIRQDRYLYAWVRDKDGNEFAFFVPKDEEVEQRTCSFVNESKYDVPSLVPHTSSTGGMLSDLIVNRFQYAITSGREMYRMINEKMRMSKSTIFNWLRHGAEFLENCQETIKQWLLKPGSTIYCDESWVDTKVTDANGEVHYKKRYMWVIVNLTTKVCYYLYGSRKKEVIKEFLGDFKGTLMTDAYAAYLYFNKLKDCTHVCCWSHVRRLFVSASRDYKDTLAQAFIDLIGILYKVEVENQVLGRTEKEIVKHRGEESLPVLHDLYQQATALLKQFEKNEIKLSAKLQQALTYMTKHWEELMAYTKIGSVLIDNNCCERAVRPFTNLRKNFGGFSSEQGARVTATFLTFVETCKLMAMAPLDFFRGFFDMIVAGRRDYALMTEALLVKPV from the coding sequence ATGGCAGATATACATATAGACATAGAGCGCATGATAATGCATTCCAATTACTTGCTGGAGGTAGACAATTCTTCGGCAAGTGATGGATTATCGGATATGGAACGTAAGCAATATCTAGATCAGATAAAGGAATTGGTTCAGACTGTCCAGACACTTCTGGATGCCAACATTGCCTTGGGTAATAAGCAGAAGGAACTACAGGCAGAGGCAGATCGTAAGATTGCCGGTTTGCAGGCTCAGGTTGACAAGCTTACTGGAGAACTGCAAGCCCGTAGGCGTAAGATGCATGGCAAGAACAATGAGAAGCAAACTGGTGACAAGTCGGTAAACACAGGCAAGACCAAGGATGAGGAAGAGGGGGAATACATCGAGAATGGATGTGAGCAACCTTCCGATTCTGATGATTCAGACGAAGTTACCGACACAGAGGCGACCAATCCCAAAAAGGATTTGAGCCAACGCCCGGACCACTACAAGACTATGAAGGCTGAAGTTCTTGTGGTTCATGATTGTGACAAGGACAAGCTTAAGGCTATGGGTTTGGAGTTCATTCGCTATACCAGACCTGTCGACCAGTTTGACCGAATCAGTATGATCCGTCAGGACCGCTACCTTTATGCTTGGGTACGTGACAAGGATGGCAACGAGTTCGCTTTCTTCGTGCCAAAAGATGAAGAGGTAGAACAGCGTACTTGCTCGTTTGTCAATGAGTCGAAGTACGACGTGCCAAGTCTGGTTCCTCATACCAGCAGTACTGGTGGCATGCTTTCAGACTTGATTGTCAATCGCTTTCAGTATGCGATAACGAGTGGACGTGAGATGTATCGCATGATCAATGAGAAGATGCGTATGTCTAAGTCTACCATTTTCAACTGGTTGCGGCATGGTGCAGAGTTCTTGGAGAATTGTCAGGAGACCATCAAACAATGGCTATTGAAGCCTGGCTCAACGATTTATTGTGATGAGTCCTGGGTAGACACCAAGGTGACGGATGCCAATGGTGAGGTGCATTACAAGAAACGATATATGTGGGTCATTGTCAACTTGACCACCAAGGTCTGCTATTATCTGTATGGCAGCCGTAAGAAAGAGGTTATCAAGGAATTCCTTGGTGACTTCAAGGGCACGTTGATGACCGATGCCTATGCTGCATACCTTTACTTCAATAAGTTGAAGGACTGTACTCATGTATGTTGCTGGTCGCACGTTAGAAGACTGTTTGTCTCGGCGAGTCGTGACTACAAGGATACCTTGGCACAGGCATTCATAGACTTGATCGGTATATTATATAAGGTCGAAGTTGAAAATCAAGTATTGGGTCGCACAGAAAAAGAGATAGTCAAGCATCGAGGTGAGGAATCCCTACCAGTTTTACACGACCTCTATCAGCAAGCGACGGCACTGTTGAAACAGTTTGAGAAAAACGAGATTAAGCTCTCTGCTAAGTTGCAACAAGCCTTGACATATATGACCAAGCATTGGGAAGAGCTGATGGCATATACGAAGATAGGCAGCGTCTTGATAGACAACAACTGTTGTGAACGCGCAGTCCGCCCATTCACAAATCTCCGAAAGAACTTCGGTGGATTTAGCAGTGAGCAGGGTGCCAGAGTTACAGCGACCTTCCTTACTTTCGTTGAAACCTGCAAGCTAATGGCAATGGCTCCACTGGATTTCTTCAGGGGATTCTTTGACATGATTGTAGCTGGAAGAAGGGATTATGCCTTGATGACAGAGGCACTTTTAGTTAAACCTGTTTAA
- the tnpB gene encoding IS66 family insertion sequence element accessory protein TnpB, with protein sequence MFSLNGAVKYKYIPNYQDMRGGYDKLCGVIRSLGEDPEDGTAYVFTSKDQKIVKIIRHEHNECQMYYQKFDKNMSFVRLEFEGVLPIYVLEWKYLVAMLSCPVVKSIGPIELKCYEEAA encoded by the coding sequence ATGTTTAGCTTAAATGGTGCCGTAAAATATAAGTATATTCCCAACTATCAGGATATGCGTGGAGGTTATGACAAGCTTTGTGGAGTGATACGCTCTTTGGGCGAAGATCCAGAGGATGGCACCGCTTACGTGTTTACTTCCAAGGATCAAAAGATAGTAAAGATCATCAGACATGAACATAATGAGTGTCAGATGTATTATCAGAAGTTTGACAAGAACATGAGTTTTGTCCGTCTAGAGTTTGAAGGTGTCCTTCCAATTTATGTGTTGGAGTGGAAGTATCTAGTGGCTATGCTTTCATGCCCTGTTGTAAAAAGCATAGGTCCAATAGAGCTAAAATGCTATGAGGAAGCAGCTTGA
- a CDS encoding flippase produces MSIKRNFLYSSFLTVANYIFPLLTFPYVSRVLGVEAIGKYNFTDNIIQIFIIVSMLGIETIGVREIAQNKTDQDKLNKSFTALLLFNAITTLIAILVLFAAIFIVPKFADYKDLLLVGSLKLFSMFLLIDWFYKGIEDFKFITQRTVIIRTLFVVSVFAFVRSPQDCLLYYFLIVFSITINAIVNLLYARKIISFSFDVATIRRIVKPILILGGYSILAWLYNSFSMSYLGFVSTDEQVGYYATASKFYNIFLSVLSAFAAVMLPRLSLLVSEHQTASFQRLITKSFNVVLTITVPFAIYAIFYAPDIVRLVAGNGYDGAVVPMRLIMPLIIIVGIEQILIIQILMPLKRDKEVLINTIWGAVTGLVLNVLLVPSYLCVGAAISWLVSEMVVMFSAIYFIRKRTEIRLAVNLGKRIVPIIMITLVTYLSGFVLSGLNYVVNIVLGGFIVVVGTYLIEKYIVKNPILNDIENAIITKVLHFKNK; encoded by the coding sequence ATGAGTATTAAGCGTAATTTTTTATACAGCAGCTTTCTTACGGTTGCAAATTATATATTTCCTCTTTTAACATTCCCATATGTTTCAAGAGTTTTGGGTGTTGAGGCTATTGGTAAATATAATTTTACTGATAATATTATACAAATTTTTATCATAGTTTCAATGTTAGGTATAGAAACTATTGGGGTAAGAGAAATAGCTCAAAATAAAACAGACCAAGATAAATTGAATAAGTCCTTTACGGCGTTGCTCCTCTTTAATGCAATAACAACTTTGATTGCTATATTGGTGCTGTTTGCAGCGATATTTATAGTACCAAAGTTTGCTGACTACAAAGATTTATTGCTTGTTGGAAGTCTTAAATTATTTTCAATGTTTCTTTTGATTGATTGGTTTTATAAGGGTATTGAAGATTTTAAATTTATTACTCAGAGAACAGTAATCATTCGAACGTTATTCGTAGTTTCTGTCTTTGCTTTTGTACGTTCTCCGCAGGATTGTCTCTTATATTATTTCTTAATAGTCTTTTCAATAACGATTAATGCGATTGTTAATTTATTATACGCTCGTAAAATTATAAGTTTTTCATTTGATGTAGCTACAATAAGGCGAATTGTCAAGCCGATATTGATATTAGGCGGCTATTCTATTTTAGCATGGTTATACAATTCTTTTAGCATGTCTTATCTTGGTTTCGTCTCAACGGACGAACAAGTAGGATATTATGCTACAGCTAGTAAATTTTACAATATATTTCTTTCTGTATTATCAGCATTTGCTGCAGTTATGTTGCCTCGTCTTAGTCTGTTGGTTAGTGAGCATCAGACAGCATCTTTTCAACGTTTGATAACGAAAAGTTTCAATGTGGTTTTGACGATAACTGTTCCTTTTGCTATTTATGCGATATTCTATGCACCTGATATAGTCAGATTAGTTGCAGGAAATGGGTATGATGGGGCTGTTGTACCTATGAGATTGATTATGCCTCTAATCATAATTGTAGGTATTGAACAAATTCTTATCATTCAAATTCTAATGCCTCTGAAAAGAGACAAAGAAGTTTTGATAAATACAATATGGGGTGCTGTTACAGGTTTAGTTCTTAATGTTCTATTAGTCCCCAGTTATTTATGCGTTGGTGCTGCAATCAGTTGGTTGGTTTCTGAAATGGTTGTTATGTTTTCTGCTATTTATTTCATCCGTAAAAGAACAGAGATCAGATTGGCTGTTAATCTTGGTAAACGAATTGTTCCAATAATTATGATAACATTAGTAACATATCTGTCTGGTTTTGTTTTATCTGGATTGAATTATGTTGTGAATATTGTCTTAGGCGGATTTATCGTTGTTGTAGGAACGTATCTGATAGAAAAGTATATCGTAAAGAATCCTATCCTTAATGATATTGAAAATGCGATTATAACGAAAGTCTTACATTTTAAAAATAAGTAA
- a CDS encoding glycosyltransferase family 4 protein, producing the protein MKLLFITSCYDAAGGGNVIAKRNFTVLENVFGKDNVTKFIVTKSRFKICDFLYRLKKHYVGGLTLNNVSDIVRLSGDYDVIWIDGSFFGALAKCLKEFGYKGRIVCFFHNIERNFTKVTWRNIFAYPIKIRPIYKAEHDAIFYSDDIVTLTPRDMNFVKETNKFAQIHILPSSLNDSFRELPLDTNFSKVFTLLFVGSYFYANVHGIEWFIANVLPFVEAKLIVVGAGMEKLKYTPSSKLEIHGFVEDLGYYYRNSDVVVAPIFEGSGMKTKTAEALMWGKYVIGTKEAFCGFINSDEWGVICCTADDFIQQIKIISSAQKDKFNRYSRKIFLEKYSLENSERIIKSIFNCNAKS; encoded by the coding sequence ATGAAACTTCTCTTTATAACAAGTTGCTATGATGCTGCTGGTGGTGGCAACGTTATAGCAAAACGTAATTTTACAGTATTAGAAAATGTTTTTGGCAAAGATAATGTTACAAAATTCATTGTTACGAAATCTCGTTTTAAAATTTGTGATTTCTTGTACAGATTGAAAAAACATTATGTTGGTGGACTTACATTAAACAATGTTAGTGATATAGTTCGTTTGTCTGGCGATTATGATGTTATATGGATTGATGGCAGTTTTTTTGGTGCTTTGGCAAAATGCTTAAAAGAATTTGGATATAAAGGGCGCATAGTTTGTTTCTTTCATAATATCGAGAGAAATTTTACAAAAGTTACTTGGAGAAATATATTCGCTTATCCAATTAAAATTCGCCCTATTTATAAGGCAGAACACGATGCAATTTTTTACTCTGACGATATAGTAACGTTAACTCCTAGAGACATGAATTTTGTTAAAGAAACAAATAAGTTTGCTCAAATCCATATATTGCCTTCTTCTTTAAACGATAGTTTTAGAGAACTTCCTTTGGATACTAATTTTTCGAAGGTTTTTACCCTTCTATTTGTAGGAAGTTATTTTTATGCTAATGTTCATGGTATAGAATGGTTTATTGCTAATGTTTTACCTTTTGTTGAGGCAAAACTAATAGTAGTTGGGGCAGGAATGGAAAAGTTAAAGTATACTCCATCAAGTAAATTAGAAATACATGGATTTGTAGAAGACTTGGGCTATTATTATCGTAATAGCGATGTGGTTGTTGCACCTATATTTGAAGGCTCTGGTATGAAAACTAAGACAGCGGAGGCATTGATGTGGGGAAAATATGTCATAGGGACAAAAGAGGCTTTTTGCGGTTTTATAAATAGTGACGAATGGGGAGTAATATGTTGTACAGCTGATGATTTTATTCAGCAAATTAAAATAATATCTTCAGCTCAGAAAGATAAATTTAATCGGTATTCCAGGAAAATTTTCTTAGAAAAGTACTCTTTGGAAAATTCGGAGAGGATTATAAAATCAATATTTAATTGTAATGCAAAATCATAG
- a CDS encoding mannose-1-phosphate guanylyltransferase has translation MTTQIIIMAGGVGSRFWPMSTPDYPKQFIDVMGVGRSLIQLTVDRLKPICPVENMWVVTNEKYISIVKEQIPDMPVDNILSEPEARNTAPCIAYACWKIQKKHPDANIVVTPSDALVINTSEYQRVLSKALSYTSDKNAIVTIGIKPSRPETGYGYIAAAEPTSVDEIYKVEAFKEKPNLETAEQYLAAGNYYWNAGIFVWNIDTISKAIRTFQPQLASIMDEMAPSFYTEQEKEVVGKLFPTCEKISIDYAVMEKSKEIYTLPAEFGWSDLGSWGSLRTLLPQDEAGNAKVGKDIRLYECKNCVVHAADESKVVVQGLDGYIVAEKHGQLLVCSLKEEQRIKEFGK, from the coding sequence ATGACAACACAAATTATAATTATGGCTGGTGGCGTAGGTAGCCGTTTTTGGCCTATGTCAACCCCCGATTACCCAAAGCAGTTCATAGATGTGATGGGTGTCGGCCGTTCCCTCATACAATTGACAGTAGATAGATTGAAGCCAATCTGTCCTGTCGAGAACATGTGGGTAGTGACAAACGAGAAATACATCAGCATAGTCAAGGAGCAAATCCCTGATATGCCAGTAGATAACATATTATCAGAGCCGGAGGCTCGCAATACCGCTCCATGTATTGCTTATGCCTGCTGGAAGATCCAGAAGAAGCATCCTGATGCCAACATCGTAGTGACACCATCCGATGCCCTGGTCATCAATACCTCGGAGTATCAGCGAGTGCTCAGCAAGGCATTGAGCTATACTTCCGATAAGAACGCCATCGTTACCATCGGTATCAAGCCAAGCCGTCCGGAAACAGGCTATGGCTATATTGCCGCAGCAGAGCCAACATCCGTAGATGAAATCTACAAGGTTGAGGCTTTCAAGGAAAAGCCAAACCTGGAGACTGCCGAGCAATACCTTGCCGCCGGCAATTACTATTGGAATGCCGGAATCTTTGTATGGAACATTGATACCATCAGCAAGGCAATCCGTACCTTCCAGCCTCAGCTTGCCAGCATCATGGACGAGATGGCACCTTCTTTCTATACTGAACAGGAGAAAGAGGTGGTCGGCAAACTCTTCCCAACCTGCGAGAAGATAAGCATTGACTATGCCGTGATGGAGAAGTCTAAGGAAATCTATACCTTGCCAGCCGAGTTTGGCTGGAGTGACTTAGGCAGCTGGGGTAGTCTTCGTACCTTGCTTCCACAGGATGAGGCTGGCAATGCCAAGGTAGGCAAGGACATCCGTTTGTATGAATGCAAGAACTGCGTGGTTCATGCAGCTGATGAAAGCAAGGTGGTAGTTCAAGGCTTGGATGGCTATATTGTTGCTGAGAAGCACGGACAATTGCTTGTCTGCTCTTTGAAAGAGGAACAAAGAATTAAAGAGTTTGGAAAATAA
- a CDS encoding acyltransferase, with amino-acid sequence MKRFLFLIIYYAFAQHLPSSYSVWGGKFCNMIRIFCCRHIFKYCGKVSTIDRHAYFGNGRNVEIGDYSGIGENCVVPNNTVIGKYVMMAPEVHIVANNHTFSDTEKPMCFQGSIEGVTPTIIDDDCWIGIRVILTPGHRIGKGSILAAGAVVTKDVEPYSIVGGNPAKLIRKRK; translated from the coding sequence ATGAAAAGATTTTTGTTTCTCATAATTTATTATGCTTTCGCTCAGCATCTCCCTAGCAGTTATTCGGTATGGGGGGGCAAGTTTTGTAATATGATCAGAATATTCTGTTGTCGTCACATATTTAAGTATTGTGGTAAAGTTTCAACTATTGATAGACACGCTTATTTTGGAAATGGCAGGAATGTAGAAATTGGTGACTATAGTGGGATAGGTGAAAATTGTGTTGTTCCTAATAATACCGTTATAGGAAAATATGTAATGATGGCGCCAGAAGTTCATATCGTAGCTAACAATCATACATTTAGTGATACAGAGAAGCCTATGTGTTTTCAAGGTTCTATTGAAGGGGTTACACCGACGATTATTGACGATGACTGTTGGATTGGTATTAGAGTAATCTTAACTCCAGGTCATCGTATAGGCAAGGGAAGTATCTTGGCAGCTGGAGCCGTTGTAACAAAAGACGTAGAACCTTATTCCATAGTTGGAGGTAATCCTGCCAAATTAATAAGAAAAAGAAAATGA
- a CDS encoding capsular polysaccharide synthesis protein, whose product MKISVITISYNAVTCIEPTIMSVINQKYNSFEYIIVDGASNDGTLDVLKKYDQYITRWISEPDSGIYNAMNKAVKMAKGEYCIFMNAGDRFANPLVLKQVSLFLNDGFDYLCGNEISLKSGKVIDYVYAPTCITKDLFVNRSLSHQASFIKRELLLSNPYDEKLKLVSDWKFCIEILLLQHKKYRSIDVDVCKFNHDGATFTQKELGKKERMKVLEELLPNEYNQIKKHKQTYIDIIAEHCMESFEWANIYNVAAKKFTTMFTYIQVMGFLGLLAVLGKMIPGVLGLKIKHKAILSFLKKKYGYVVNNNANIVDKQVSIGDKFPIWVCWWQGENMMPLVPKICLASLRKNLLPNQQLYIISADNYKKYVELPEYIISMLEEGRISLTNFSDILRFSLLTKYGGLWIDSTCLVSQKMNDLSHMPFITSKQKTSNVAQYVSAYRWASYLIGGNSLCIFQNMRDLFFAYCKNEKKILDYLLVDYLLVVIYELCPEAKSIIDEFPYDKGNMLKLAGCLNENLKDKDFSSMLENVPIHKLSWKIKYFPYDKEGHLTIFGKLLEIIQ is encoded by the coding sequence ATGAAAATATCAGTTATCACAATATCTTATAATGCAGTAACTTGCATTGAGCCAACAATAATGTCTGTTATAAATCAAAAGTATAATAGTTTTGAATATATTATTGTTGATGGTGCCAGTAATGATGGCACTTTAGATGTGCTAAAAAAATATGACCAGTATATAACTCGTTGGATCAGTGAGCCTGATTCAGGGATTTATAATGCAATGAATAAGGCAGTAAAAATGGCTAAAGGAGAATACTGCATATTTATGAATGCTGGAGACCGATTTGCTAATCCTTTAGTTTTGAAGCAAGTTTCGCTCTTTTTAAATGATGGATTTGATTATTTGTGCGGCAATGAAATTTCATTAAAATCTGGTAAGGTTATAGATTATGTTTATGCTCCGACATGTATAACTAAAGATTTATTTGTAAATCGGTCTTTAAGCCATCAGGCTAGCTTTATAAAAAGAGAATTACTGCTTTCTAATCCTTATGATGAGAAATTGAAACTTGTAAGTGATTGGAAATTTTGTATTGAGATTCTTTTACTTCAGCACAAAAAATATCGCTCAATAGATGTTGATGTTTGTAAATTTAATCATGATGGAGCTACGTTTACCCAGAAAGAGTTAGGCAAGAAAGAACGTATGAAAGTCCTGGAGGAACTTTTGCCAAATGAGTATAATCAAATTAAAAAACATAAACAAACTTATATTGATATAATAGCAGAACATTGTATGGAATCTTTTGAGTGGGCTAATATATATAATGTTGCCGCAAAGAAGTTTACGACGATGTTTACTTATATTCAAGTTATGGGCTTTCTTGGTCTTTTAGCTGTTTTGGGAAAAATGATTCCGGGTGTTTTGGGACTAAAAATTAAGCATAAGGCCATACTTTCTTTCTTAAAGAAAAAATATGGATATGTTGTCAATAATAATGCTAATATAGTAGATAAACAAGTTTCTATTGGTGATAAATTCCCAATTTGGGTATGTTGGTGGCAAGGAGAAAATATGATGCCATTAGTTCCTAAAATTTGTTTAGCCTCTTTGAGAAAAAATCTCTTACCTAATCAACAACTTTACATTATATCGGCTGATAATTATAAGAAATATGTTGAACTTCCTGAATATATAATTTCGATGTTGGAGGAAGGGCGAATTTCACTAACTAATTTTTCGGATATTCTTCGTTTTAGCCTGTTAACCAAATATGGTGGACTTTGGATTGATTCAACCTGTCTAGTCTCTCAAAAAATGAATGATTTATCTCATATGCCATTCATTACAAGTAAACAGAAAACATCTAATGTGGCTCAATATGTTTCTGCTTATCGATGGGCTAGCTATCTTATAGGAGGTAATTCGTTATGTATATTCCAGAATATGAGAGATTTATTTTTTGCTTATTGTAAAAATGAGAAAAAAATATTGGATTATTTGCTAGTGGATTATTTGCTAGTGGTAATATATGAGTTATGTCCTGAGGCCAAGAGCATCATTGATGAATTCCCTTATGATAAAGGTAATATGCTAAAGCTAGCTGGGTGTTTGAACGAAAACTTAAAAGACAAGGATTTTTCTTCTATGTTAGAAAATGTACCGATTCATAAGTTGAGTTGGAAAATAAAATACTTTCCTTATGACAAAGAAGGACATTTGACTATTTTTGGTAAACTTTTAGAAATAATTCAATAG
- a CDS encoding beta-1,6-N-acetylglucosaminyltransferase codes for MKNLIRLNQYALLMGGVQLVSTRIDVRWGDSSMLEAEFILFKEASKTYHDFYHLLSGVDLAIKPLSVIHDFFDKHSNEIFMTISDTDVDKRRMDFCINYYHPFIRLLRKKIIGKLFLKLDDLSVYIQRLFCLKRNPRLNLFKGHQWMSLPHDFMLFLLSKEKYILSRFKYTCCADEIAIQTILMDSEYKKRLYVPIQNQNAALRLIDWNRGEPYVWKKDDIEEIMNSNNFFARKFSSFVDRDIVDFIKLKCS; via the coding sequence ATGAAGAATTTGATAAGATTAAATCAATATGCGTTGCTTATGGGGGGGGTACAGCTGGTTTCTACGAGAATTGATGTTCGTTGGGGAGATAGTTCGATGCTTGAAGCAGAATTTATCTTGTTTAAAGAAGCCTCGAAAACTTATCATGATTTTTATCACCTTTTATCAGGTGTTGATTTGGCAATAAAACCTTTGTCTGTAATACATGATTTTTTTGATAAGCATTCAAATGAAATCTTTATGACAATAAGTGATACAGATGTTGACAAAAGGAGGATGGACTTTTGTATAAATTATTACCACCCTTTTATTCGGTTGCTAAGAAAAAAGATTATTGGTAAACTTTTTCTTAAATTAGATGATTTATCTGTTTATATTCAACGCTTGTTTTGCCTGAAGAGAAATCCAAGGTTGAATTTGTTCAAGGGGCATCAATGGATGAGTCTTCCACATGATTTTATGTTGTTTTTGCTTTCAAAAGAAAAATATATTTTGTCACGCTTTAAGTATACATGTTGTGCAGATGAAATAGCTATACAGACGATTTTAATGGATTCAGAATACAAAAAGCGTTTATATGTACCTATACAAAATCAAAATGCAGCTTTGCGATTAATAGATTGGAATAGAGGGGAACCATATGTGTGGAAAAAAGATGATATAGAAGAAATAATGAACTCTAATAATTTCTTTGCAAGAAAATTCTCTTCTTTCGTTGATCGAGATATTGTGGATTTTATAAAACTTAAATGCTCTTAG